The nucleotide window AGGTGGAGGAGTTGCACCGGCTGTGGCGCGCGGGCGACGCGGAGCTGGTGTTCGACTGGTCGCAGGGCAAGGCGGCACAAGTGCGACGCAATGTGGCGCTGGCCGACGCCATCGACGAGCGCATTCTGTACTCACGCAACCGCCGCTTTTTGGCGCGGATGCTGTTTCTCGCGGACCCGGGCAAGCCGGTGTTCGTTGCCATCGGCACGCTGCATCTTGGCGGCCCGCATGGCGTGCTGCAACTGCTGCGAGAGCATGGTTTCTCGGTAGCGCAGCGCTAGTCCGAAACCCGCTTCGGACATCAGGGCGGTTCCGTTAGGAATCGCCCGATAACTTCCCGACCCGCATTGACGTTCCCCACCGTGGACGGTTAATTTGTGATCACTCGCTTGAGTGGCCCCCCAGCCAACGGAACGCTGTCATCACAATGACCATCGATATGGAGTTTTACAACGACGCTGCCAAAGAAGTCGTTGCCACGCAGCGCATGACAACGGAATTCCCCTCTGTTTCCATGCGGGAATATTCGACGCCACACTACGATACCGAGGCGTACGACGAGGGCATGATTCAGAGCGTCCTCGAAGGTCTCGCCGATCTTGAGGCCGGGCGGACGATCCCGGATGAGGTGGTCAGCGCTGAAGCTGATGCGTGGGTAAGGAGCGCATTGGAACGCTTGTGAGCACGACAATTCGCTGGACGCAGCGTGCGCAACGAGATCGTATCGTCATGAGAAATACGCTGGCAAACCTAAGTCTGAGAGCCGCGGTACATTTTGAAGAACGGATAAAGCACGCAATGAAAAACTTGCGTGCTTTTCCATCGATAGGTCGCTTGGGCGAGCTGAGAAACACACGTGAGCTAGTCGCTCACAGACATTACCGATTGGTTTATCGACTAGGAGAGAACGCAGTCACCATCATCGCACTACATAACGTCGGTCGCCCTTGGCCTCCCAAGGTCCATTCGTACCACGATTGACCCTTCCATTCGGCCGGTGGCCCTCGCATCCCCTCAAGCCAGCATCCCTCGCGCCTCAATAAACTGGATGATTTCCTGAAGGCCCTTGCCTTCCTTCATGTTGCCCATGACGAAGGGGCGCATGCCGCGCATTTTCTGCGTGTCGGCGCGCATGATGTCGAGCGACGCGCCGACGTAGGGCGCGAGATCGGTCTTGTTGATGATCAGCAGATCGGATTTAGTGATGCCGGGGCCACCCTTGCGCGGAATCTTCTCGCCACCGGCCACATCGATCACGTAGATCGTCAGATCGGATAACTCGGGGCTGAACGTAGCCGCGAGATTGTCGCCGCCCGATTCGATGAACACGACATCGGCATCGGGAAAGCGCTCCAGCATGCGCTCGACCGCTTCAAGATTGATCGAGGCGTCTTCGCGAATCGCCGTGTGCGGGCAACCCCCCGTTTCCACGCCCAGAATGCGCTCGGGTTCAAGGGCGCCGGCGACAGTCAGCAGGCGCTGATCTTCCTTCGTGTAGATATCGTTGGTGATGACCACGAGATCGTAACGGTCCCGCATGGCTTTGCAGAGCATCTCCGTCAGCGTGGTTTTGCCGGAGCCGACCGGGCCGCCGATACCGACACGCAGCGGCGGATTCTTCTTGGTACGACGGGCGTTGGCAGATGTCGTCATAAGGAGTGTCGTGAGTGGCACAGAGTGATGAGGGTCGAATTGGGGGAGTGAAGCGGCGAGCGCGCGAAGCACACGCACACCTCACGAACGGAACAGCCTTGAGTACTGCGTCTCGTGGCGCGACGCCAGAATCGCGAGCGCCGGAGAAAACGTATTGATTCGGTCGTCGGGCAATGTCGCGGCGCGGTGCGCAGCGTCGATGATGCGCGGCCGCAGTGCCACGATCACGCGCTGCGCAGCGAGTTGCCCCAACGGCACCGCTTTGAGTGCACCCGCCACCTGATTTTCCAGCCAACTGAATGCGTAGGCGACGAGCATGTCCGCAAGCGGCGCGCCATGCGTGAGCGCGGCGAACGCAAATGCCGTCGGTAACGCGATCGGGCGAATCGACGCCAGTTGCTCACGTTGCGCGGCCGTGCCCCACTCGAGCGACATCGCCAATTGCGTGAGCGACCAGCCCATTTGTTCGGTTTCGGCGCGAAGCTCGGCAGCCTCTCTCGTCGCCAGCAGCCAGTCGTTCACACGGATCAGTGCGGTGAAGTCATTCGCTTGCCAGTGACGCCATTGTCTCGCGAGCAGTGCCAGCTCACCCGTGGTGAACACCCCGTCGAGTTGACTGGCGATCCAGCGTTCTGCCCCGGGAGCATCGACGATGATGCCGTGCTCGACAGCGGCTTCGAGCCCTTGCGAATAGCTGAACGCCCCGATGGGCAACGCGGGCGACGCAAGGTGGAGCAGCGCCGCAAGCGATTGCAGCGACGCCGCCGCAACGGGCTCAGTGAGAGGACTGGCCAGACTTGCCGTCATCGGGGGCGCTCGAAGGAGAAGCAGTGGGATTCACAGACGCATCGCTTTCGCTGGAAGACGAATGCGCGTGATCGTGGCCGCAGTCAGGGCCGTGAACATGTGCAGGCGCGTGCGTGTGGCCATGATGGGCATGGTCATGCCCGCAGTCGGGACCGTGAACGTGCCCATGATCATGACCACATTCGGCGGTATGCACATGCCCGTGCGAGTGCCCGTGATCGCAATCCGGGCCGTGAACGTGCGCATGACCATGCTCATGATCGTGATCGTGGTCATGCGAATGGGAATGCGAGTGCCCATGGTCATGCGAATGTCCATGGTGCTCATGGAAAACCTGCTGCGCGAGCGCATAGTCTTCCGCGAACGTCGCGTCGTGGCCGTGTTTGTGGCCGCCGCCGTAGGCACCGGCTTCCGGCTCGAAGGGCATCAGCGCTTCGGCCACGTCGACATCCAGTCGCAGCAGCATATCGCGCAGCACCGGATCGGATTCGAGCTTGAGATACCCGTCGCCAACTTCGACCGGCGTATGACGATTGCCGAGGTGATACGCTGCCCGGGTGAGCGCGAGCGGCGTCGATGCCGTCACCAGCAACACCGTTTCCGGCGCGGCCTCTACGCGAATCAATCCACCATCGTCCGCGACCAGCACATCGCCACCGCGCAGCACCGTGCCGCGCGGCAGGAACACCGCGACTTCTTCACCGGTTTCCAACGTGGCACGCAGACGGCTTTTGCCGCGTGCATCGAAGGGCAGCACCAGCGCAGGTGCACGACGTGCGAGCGGTGCCGCGATGCGACCGGCTTCGAAGCGCTTCTCGACGCGACGCAGCGTCGCCGAAGAAGACGATGAGGACGGCGAAGACGACACAGCATCCGCCTCGTCGTCAGCGTGAAGATGAGAGGAAGAATCGGGCGCGGAGTCGGGTGCTGAATCGGGCGCTGAATCGGAGGCTTGCGACATGGTCTAGAAAAGGAAATAACGTTGCGCCATCGGCAGCACGGTCGCCGGCTCGCACGTCAGCAGTTGCCCGTCGGCGATGACCTGATAGGTCTCGGGGTCGACGCTGATCTGCGGCAGCCAGTCGTTGTTGATCATGTTGGCTTTGGTCACCTGCCGGATATTGCGCACCGGCACGATGCGCTTGGACAGACCGTAACGGCCCGCCACGTCGCCATCGTACGCCGCTTGCGACACGAACGTCAGCGAGGTGCGCGCCATCGCCCCGGCGCGCGCCCCGAACATCTCGCGATAGTGCACGGGCTGCGGTGTCGGGATCGACGCATTCGGGTCGCCCATCAGCGCTGACGTGATCATGCCGCCTTTGAGAATCAGCGACGGCTTCACGCCGAAAAACGCCGGTTCCCACAGCACCAGATCCGCCCATTTACCCACTTCGACCGACCCAATTTCATGCGCCATGCCGTGCGTGATGGCGGGGTTGATCGTGTACTTCGCCACATAACGCTTCACGCGGAAATTGTCCGCTTGCGCCGAGTCGGTGCCTAGCGCGCCGCGCTGCACCTTCATCTTGTGTGCCGTCTGCCATGTGCGCAACACCACTTCACCCACGCGCCCCATGGCTTGTGAATCCGAGGAGATCATCGACAACGCGCCCAAGTCATGCAGGATGTCTTCGGCGGCAATCGTCTCGCGACGGATGCGCGACTCGGCGAAGGCAATATCCTCGGCAATCGCGGGGTCGAGGTGATGGCACACCATCAACATGTCGAGATGCTCGTCGAGCGTGTTGATGGTGTAAGGCCGCGTCGGGTTGGTCGACGACGGCAGCACATTCGGCTCGCCGCAGACCTTGAGAATGTCAGGCGCGTGTCCACCGCCAGCACCTTCGGTGTGATACGTGTGAATCGTGCGGCCCTTGATCGCCGCGACCGTCGCTTCGACAAAACCGCCTTCGTTAAGCGTGTCGGTGTGAATGGCGACCTGCGTATCGGTGGCGTCGGCGACCGACAGGCACGCGTCGATGGCCGCCGGGGTCGAGCCCCAGTCCTCGTGCAGCTTCAACCCGATGGCGCCGGCTTCGATCTGCTCGGTGAGCGGCTCGGGCTGACTCACGTTGCCCTTGCCGAGAAAGCCGAGGTTGATCGGCCAGCCGTCCGCCGCCTGCAACATGCGCTCGATGTGCCACGGTCCGGGTGTGCACGTCGTGGCATTGGTGCCAGTGGCCGGGCCGGTGCCGCCGCCCAGCAACGTCGTCACGCCCGACGACAGCGCCTCTTCGATCTGTTGCGGACAAATGAAGTGGATGTGCGAATCGATACCGCCCGCCGTGACGATCATGCCTTCGCCCGCGATGACTTCGGTGGCGGCGCCCAGCGGAATCGTCACGCCCGGCTGAATATCCGGATTGCCGGCCTTGCCGATGCCCCAGATGCGGCCGTCTTTCAGCCCGATGTCGGCTTTGACGATGCCCCAGTGATCGATGATCACGGCATTGGTAATGACGGTGTCCACCACGTCGGCGCGCGTGCGTTGCGACTGGCCCATGCCGTCGCGAATGACCTTGCCGCCGCCGAACTTCACCTCTTCGCCATAGATCGTGTAATCGCGCTCGATCTCAATGATGAGTTCCGTATCGGCCAACCGCAGCCGGTCACCGGTGGTCGGGCCGAACATCTCCGCATAAGCGCGGCGTGAAATCTTCATAAGGCCCCCATGACACGCCCGGCAAAGCCGAATACGCGCCGATCGCCCGCCAGCGCAACCAACTCGACCGTGCGTTGCTGACCCGGCTCGAACCGCACGGCAGTCCCGGCGGCAATGTTCAGACGAAATCCGCGCGCAGCTTCTCGGTCGAATTGCAGCGCGTCGTTGACTTCATAGAAATGGAAATGCGAGCCGATCTGAATCGGCCGGTCACCGGTGTTGGCGACCGTCACGCTGATCGTGGGGCGTCCCACGTTCAGTTCGATCTCGCCAGCAGCGGTTAGCAGCTCTCCGGGAATCATGCGTGTCTCCTCAAGGGGGCTACGTCCGCGCTCAGGCCGCGACGGCCAGCAATGACACGCCGTACGCCAGCACGCCCGCGCCCAGCAGGCGCGGCACCCACACCGTGCGCTCACGCAGCGCGACACCCGCCGCGATGCCGATGCAATGCAGCCCGCCCGTGGCGAGCAGGAAGCCGGCCATGTAATGCATGGCACTGGCTTCATCCGGCAACTCGGCACCGTGCGCGAAACCGTGGAAGATAGCGAACGCACCAACCACGGCAGCCCCGGCCCAGCCCGGCAACTTCGTGCGTGTGGCGAGCATCAGCCCGAGCACCAGCAGCGAGACGGCGATCATCGGCTCAACGCCCGGCAACGCAAACCAATGCGACATGCCGAGCAAGCCGCCGACAGCAAGCATCGCGACGAACGCGATGGGTGCCAGCCAGACGCGGCGGGAGGTGAGCGCGCTCCACAGGCCGACGACGATCATGGCGCACAGGTGGTCGGCACCGGTGAGCGGATGGACGAAGCCCGCGACAAAGCTGCTGGCGGCGTCATGCCCCGGGTGGCCCGGATGCGCGAGCGCAGCACCCGACGCGGCGAGCAGGGCGAGACCGGCAACCGCGCGTGACCAGCGGCGAGTCGATGAGGGACCGGATACGGTGAACGAGTGATCGCGTGACATGGTGCGTCCTTCGGGTGTTGTTATTGACGTCTACTGACGAGAATTGATGAGTTACGGAATCGGGTGATGCACGGTCACGAGTTTCGTGCCGTCGGGAAACGTGGCTTCGACCTGAATGTCGGGAATCATTTCGGGCACGCCGTCCATCACGTCATCGCGCGTGAGCAAGGTCGTGCCGTAGTGCATGAGTTCGGCAACCGTTTTGCCATCGCGCGCGCCTTCCATGAGCGCTGCGCTGATGAAGGCCACGGCCTCCGGATA belongs to Pandoraea norimbergensis and includes:
- a CDS encoding HupE/UreJ family protein, yielding MSRDHSFTVSGPSSTRRWSRAVAGLALLAASGAALAHPGHPGHDAASSFVAGFVHPLTGADHLCAMIVVGLWSALTSRRVWLAPIAFVAMLAVGGLLGMSHWFALPGVEPMIAVSLLVLGLMLATRTKLPGWAGAAVVGAFAIFHGFAHGAELPDEASAMHYMAGFLLATGGLHCIGIAAGVALRERTVWVPRLLGAGVLAYGVSLLAVAA
- the ureC gene encoding urease subunit alpha, which produces MKISRRAYAEMFGPTTGDRLRLADTELIIEIERDYTIYGEEVKFGGGKVIRDGMGQSQRTRADVVDTVITNAVIIDHWGIVKADIGLKDGRIWGIGKAGNPDIQPGVTIPLGAATEVIAGEGMIVTAGGIDSHIHFICPQQIEEALSSGVTTLLGGGTGPATGTNATTCTPGPWHIERMLQAADGWPINLGFLGKGNVSQPEPLTEQIEAGAIGLKLHEDWGSTPAAIDACLSVADATDTQVAIHTDTLNEGGFVEATVAAIKGRTIHTYHTEGAGGGHAPDILKVCGEPNVLPSSTNPTRPYTINTLDEHLDMLMVCHHLDPAIAEDIAFAESRIRRETIAAEDILHDLGALSMISSDSQAMGRVGEVVLRTWQTAHKMKVQRGALGTDSAQADNFRVKRYVAKYTINPAITHGMAHEIGSVEVGKWADLVLWEPAFFGVKPSLILKGGMITSALMGDPNASIPTPQPVHYREMFGARAGAMARTSLTFVSQAAYDGDVAGRYGLSKRIVPVRNIRQVTKANMINNDWLPQISVDPETYQVIADGQLLTCEPATVLPMAQRYFLF
- a CDS encoding urease subunit beta, whose protein sequence is MIPGELLTAAGEIELNVGRPTISVTVANTGDRPIQIGSHFHFYEVNDALQFDREAARGFRLNIAAGTAVRFEPGQQRTVELVALAGDRRVFGFAGRVMGAL
- a CDS encoding urease accessory protein UreF, with the translated sequence MTASLASPLTEPVAAASLQSLAALLHLASPALPIGAFSYSQGLEAAVEHGIIVDAPGAERWIASQLDGVFTTGELALLARQWRHWQANDFTALIRVNDWLLATREAAELRAETEQMGWSLTQLAMSLEWGTAAQREQLASIRPIALPTAFAFAALTHGAPLADMLVAYAFSWLENQVAGALKAVPLGQLAAQRVIVALRPRIIDAAHRAATLPDDRINTFSPALAILASRHETQYSRLFRS
- a CDS encoding type II toxin-antitoxin system RelE/ParE family toxin: MRNTLANLSLRAAVHFEERIKHAMKNLRAFPSIGRLGELRNTRELVAHRHYRLVYRLGENAVTIIALHNVGRPWPPKVHSYHD
- a CDS encoding urease subunit gamma; the encoded protein is MKLTPREKDKLLIFTAALLAERRRARGLKLNYPEAVAFISAALMEGARDGKTVAELMHYGTTLLTRDDVMDGVPEMIPDIQVEATFPDGTKLVTVHHPIP
- the ureG gene encoding urease accessory protein UreG; this encodes MTTSANARRTKKNPPLRVGIGGPVGSGKTTLTEMLCKAMRDRYDLVVITNDIYTKEDQRLLTVAGALEPERILGVETGGCPHTAIREDASINLEAVERMLERFPDADVVFIESGGDNLAATFSPELSDLTIYVIDVAGGEKIPRKGGPGITKSDLLIINKTDLAPYVGASLDIMRADTQKMRGMRPFVMGNMKEGKGLQEIIQFIEARGMLA